A part of Halictus rubicundus isolate RS-2024b chromosome 4, iyHalRubi1_principal, whole genome shotgun sequence genomic DNA contains:
- the Ptp69d gene encoding protein tyrosine phosphatase 69D isoform X1 produces MFPRGGRPMSSVPLTVLCFFVLVVAGHDEPGIEKIEATEHTIENPSTLEITASQDLEGIEAGSTPSLICKLSVPGQIWWTSNGKNLTTIKDYDAGGRLDIKQASRNDTGDYKCMAQTMDGELLEKDVHIRIIEPGRITPENDIRAKVSESANLTCHMHGFPLSQFSWTKKNDSESTEYLKELTSVSQINETYTILTLEFTNLDHKDNGTYVCKARDYNSEISAQRQLFVIDVPQVSIDFMKAVGAGSIFLNWTVNDGNEPIKKYFIRHMKNGTDQYLYYIEQIGGGNSSYVLKGFESGTAYQFGIAAKNAVGESRVTFDQRWITTLEKDPIFVPKVSVNGVTENSITLGWTVPPPDLKEHVHYYNLMATHGEQKREAVYPAQPLRAVYAFVDLDPATTYKFKIAACSEYTKECGNWSIEVNGTTLDGVASPPQNLSVDCKFNNISSSSFISITWVQPEKTNGMITRYNIKLEGNASFINEMGRSDKHNWGPQIWSVYMRNSTHYNQIPANTNYTVYVHGVTRSRTPGKDAVGNCTTPVTIPDKDSLNMRSWRKIENQGKQLFKLYLPRISERNGPICCYRVYLVKLAPQKSVTDLPPPEEIGVYSYQYAHSSPSGGAYIAETFDSDRLIPEIFLGDGESYNRSSMCDKCIGLRPKAAPPVLHLVPEVQTSTESVNVTPAATTTPGTTTTTTTTTPTTTTTTSTTTAAPTTTTTTTTTTTTTTTTAAPTTTVITTEKIETTMPTVENNNQTENVARRKRDNVRTNDAPIEIQLLTPHDGFLDEKSNYTGFIEVIVFGDQEDQFLPAYSNYFTPLYGGLDPRGAVSTEVTTLSVILQISLALILIIIILLIALCILHRYTKRAHQRGEETITLRNSFRHLCRSLRGRHQLVAASPPDMPPIPKSELLQAYLERHRDSDYDFLEEFQLLPDEFTDRTTRASEARENLYKNRYPDIKCYDQTRVRLAQVDGIAGSDYINANFVLGYKERKKFICAQGPMENTVCDYWRMIWEQHLELILMLTNLEEYSKTKCAKYWPDKGETKNFGDITVEHIRERAYSDYVVRELKMTRLGERDARTIVQYHFLVWKDFTAPEHPHAVLRFIKRVNEAYSLEKGPILVHCSAGVGRTGTLVALDSLLQQLAEEGQVSIFNTVCDLRHQRNFLVQSLKQYIFIYRALMEMAQYGDTEIPASQLKATIAKLRQRDNGKEKCRMEEEYDKINSMLEDRKSYSVGGGDENKSKNRSELIIPYDRNRVILTPVPGREHSTYINASFIEGYDNSESFVITQDPLETTIADFWRMISEQCIITIVMLSDLNEGPRKCPRYWPDDEAVYDHIRVRYIQSESCPYYTRREFSVSNTKTDENVVVTQYQYHGWPTVEGEVPEVTRGLIELVNQTLSDSELSGSLVVHCSFGSDRSSMFVALSILVQQLRTEKRVDIFTTTKKLRSQRHGMISTFAQYEFLHRAIVNYSDLHNLADDEPAS; encoded by the exons ATGTTTCCCCGAGGTGGTCGACCGATGTCGAGTGTTCCTCTGACGGTGCTCTGTTTCTTCGTGCTCGTCGTCGCCGGCCATGACGAGCCCG GTATAGAGAAAATAGAAGCCACCGAACATACAATTGAAAATCCCTCAACCCTAGAAATCACAGCATCGCAAGATTTGGAAGGCATAGAGGCTGGCAGCACACCTTCGTTAATATGCAAACTCAGTGTACCGGGTCAAATATGGTGGACCAGCAACGGAAAGAACCTTACGACCATCAAGGATTACGATGCTGGAGGACGTTTGGATATTAAACAAGCCAGTAGAAACGACACTGGAGACTACAAATGCATGGCACAGACTATGGATGGAGAATTACTGGAGAAGGACGTTCACATCAGGATCATTG AACCAGGTAGAATAACACCAGAAAACGACATCAGGGCGAAAGTATCAGAGTCCGCCAACCTGACCTGCCACATGCACGGTTTCCCATTATCCCAGTTCTCTTGGACGAAGAAAAACGATTCGGAAAGCACAGAATACTTAAAAGAACTCACCAGCGTCTCTCAGATAAACGAAACCTACACTATACTGACCTTGGAGTTCACAAATCTGGATCACAAAGACAACGGGACATACGTTTGCAAGGCGCGCGATTACAATAGCGAGATCAGCGCGCAGAGACAGCTTTTCGTGATCGACGTGCCGCAAGTCAGCATCGATTTCATGAAAGCTGTAGGCGCTGGAAGTATATTTCTGAACTGGACGGTGAACGACGGGAACGAGCCGATCAAAAAGTATTTCATCAGGCACATGAAAAATGGGACCGATCAGTATCTGTATTATATCGAACAAATCGGGGGTGGGAATTCGAGTTACGTTTTGAAAGGGTTCGAAAGCGGTACGGCCTATCAATTCGGAATTGCAGCGAAAAATGCAGTGGGTGAGTCGCGGGTCACGTTCGACCAACGTTGGATCACCACTCTCGAGAAAG ATCCCATATTCGTGCCAAAGGTCTCCGTGAACGGTGTCACCGAGAATTCGATTACGTTAGGTTGGACAGTGCCGCCGCCGGATTTGAAAGAGCACGTTCATTATTACAATCTAATGGCTACGCACGGAGAACAAAAGCGCGAGGCAGTGTATCCTGCGCAGCCGTTGCGCGCCGTGTACGCGTTCGTCGATCTCGATCCCGCAACCACGTACAAATTCAAAATCGCCGCGTGCAGTGAGTACACGAAAGAATGCGGGAATTGGAGTATCGAGGTGAACGGCACCACTCTGGACGGAG TGGCTAGTCCGCCTCAGAATCTGTCTGTCGACTGCAAGTTCAATAACATAAGTAGCTCTAGCTTTATCTCCATCACGTGGGTCCAACCGGAGAAAACGAACGGCATGATCACACGTTATAACATCAAATTGGAGGGCAACGCCAGTTTTATCAACGAAATGGGTCGGTCGGATAAACATAATTGGGGACCGCAAATCTGGAGCGTTTACATGCGGAACAGTACACACTACAATCAGATACCGGCCAACACGAATTACACG GTTTACGTGCACGGTGTGACGAGGTCTCGCACACCTGGGAAGGACGCTGTGGGCAATTGCACGACACCGGTCACCATTCCGGACAAAGATAGCCTGAACATGCGATCCTGGCGGAAGATCGAGAACCAGGGTAAGCAGCTGTTCAAGCTGTACCTTCCACGGATTAGCGAGAGAAACGGCCCGATTTGTTGCTACCGAGTTTATCTAGTTAAATTGGCGCCGCAGAAAAGCGTGACCGATCTGCCACCGCCCGAGGAGATCGGCGTGTATTCCTACCAGTATGCCCACAGCTCGCCTTCCGGTGGCGCCTACATTGCCGAGACGTTCGACAGCGACCGACTAATACCCGAGATCTTCCTTGGCGACGGCGAGTCGTACAACCGCAGCTCCATGTGCGACAAGTGCATCGGACTGCGGCCAAAAGCCGCTCCGCCGGTATTGCATCTAGTCCCCGAAGTTCAAACATCCACGGAGTCGGTGAACGTAACCCCTGCGGCAACCACCACACCGGGCACAACCactacaacaacaacaacaacgccGACAACCACCACCACAACCTCTACCACCACCGCTGCTCCTACCACTACTACCACCACCACAACGACTACCACTACTACCACCACAACCGCTGCTCCGACCACGACTGTTATCACCACGGAAAAAATAGAGACGACCATGCCGACTGTAGAGAACAATAATCAAACGGAAAATGTAGCAAGAAGGAAGAGGGACAACGTGAGGACCAACGATGCACCTATCGAGATACAGCTTCTCACTCCGCATGATGGCTTCCTGGATGAGAAGTCGAATTACACCGGATTCATCGAAGTCATCG TGTTCGGGGACCAAGAGGATCAATTTCTGCCAGCCTACAGTAACTACTTCACTCCCCTTTACGGAGGGTTGGATCCCAGAGGCGCGGTGTCAACGGAAGTGACCACTCTCAGCGTGATTCTACAAATCTCCCTTGCGCTCATACTAATCATCATCATCCTTCTCATCGCGCTTTGTATATTACATAGGTATACGAAGCGAGCGCACCAGAGAGGCGAGGAGACAATCACGCTGAGAAACAGTTTCAG GCATCTGTGCAGGAGTCTTAGGGGAAGGCATCAACTCGTCGCAGCGAGTCCACCAGACATGCCGCCGATCCCGAAGAGCGAGCTGCTTCAGGCGTACCTTGAGCGTCACCGTGACTCCGACTACGACTTCCTCGAGGAGTTCCAACTGCTACCGGACGAGTTCACCGACCGTACCACCAGGGCTTCGGAGGCTCGCGAGAACCTGTACAAGAATCGTTATCCGGACATCAAATGCTACGACCAGACCAGGGTGCGTCTCGCGCAGGTGGACGGGATCGCCGGGTCCGACTACATCAACGCGAACTTCGTCCTCGGTTACAAAGAGCGCAAGAAGTTCATCTGCGCTCAGGGTCCCATGGAGAACACAGTCTGCGACTACTGGAGGATGATCTGGGAACAACATCTCGAGCTGATACTGATGCTAACGAACTTGGAGGAATACTCGAAAACGAAATGCGCCAAGTACTGGCCGGACAAAGGCGAGACCAAGAACTTCGGAGACATCACGGTCGAGCATATTCGAGAAAGAGCTTACTCCGATTACGTTGTCAGGGAGTTGAAGATGACTCGACTGGGCGAACGTGATGCTCGCACCATTGTCCAGTATCATTTCTTGGTGTGGAAGGATTTCACGGCGCCGGAACACCCTCACGCGGTTCTCAGGTTCATCAAGAGAGTGAACGAGGCCTATTCGCTGGAGAAGGGACCGATTTTGGTGCACTGCAGCGCCGGTGTAGGACGAACTGGAACACTGGTCGCGTTGGATTCTTTGTTGCAACAGTTGGCCGAGGAGGGCCAGGTGTCGATATTCAACACAGTCTGCGACCTGAGACACCAGAGGAATTTCTTAGTGCAATCGCTGAAAcagtatattttcatttaccgGGCATTGATGGAGATGGCTCAATACGGGGACACCGAGATCCCGGCTTCGCAGCTGAAAGCTACCATCGCGAAATTACGGCAGAGGGACAATGGCAAGGAGAAGTGTAGAATGGAGGAGGAGTACGAT AAAATCAATTCCATGCTGGAAGACAGGAAGTCCTACTCCGTGGGCGGTGGGGATGAGAACAAGAGCAAGAACAGGAGCGAGTTGATAATACCGTACGACAGAAACCGAGTGATCCTCACGCCTGTACCTGGCAGAGAACACTCGACGTACATAAACGCTTCGTTCATCGAAGGATACGACAATTCCGAGTCGTTTGTCATCACTCAAGATCCACTCGAGACCACCATAGCAGACTTCTGGCGTATGATTTCCGAACAGTGCATTATCACGATAGTTATGCTGTCCGAT TTGAACGAGGGTCCCCGAAAGTGTCCGCGGTACTGGCCGGACGACGAGGCTGTGTACGACCATATAAGAGTCAGGTACATTCAGAGCGAGAGCTGTCCGTATTACACTCGCCGCGAGTTCTCCGTTTCCAACACGAAAACCGACGAGAACGTGGTCGTGACACAGTACCAGTACCACGGATGGCCGACAGTCGAGGGAGAAGTACCTGAAGTCACCCGGGGTCTCATAGAACTGGTGAACCAGACCCTGAGCGACTCAGAGCTTAGCGGGTCGCTGGTTGTCCACTGCAGCTTCGGTTCCGACAGGAGTTCGATGTTCGTCGCTCTTAGCATATTGGTGCAACAGCTGCGGACCGAGAAACGCGTCGACATCTTCACGACGACGAAGAAGTTGCGCTCTCAGAGACACGGCATGATCAGCACTTTT
- the Ptp69d gene encoding protein tyrosine phosphatase 69D isoform X2: protein MFPRGGRPMSSVPLTVLCFFVLVVAGHDEPGIEKIEATEHTIENPSTLEITASQDLEGIEAGSTPSLICKLSVPGQIWWTSNGKNLTTIKDYDAGGRLDIKQASRNDTGDYKCMAQTMDGELLEKDVHIRIIEPGRITPENDIRAKVSESANLTCHMHGFPLSQFSWTKKNDSESTEYLKELTSVSQINETYTILTLEFTNLDHKDNGTYVCKARDYNSEISAQRQLFVIDVPQVSIDFMKAVGAGSIFLNWTVNDGNEPIKKYFIRHMKNGTDQYLYYIEQIGGGNSSYVLKGFESGTAYQFGIAAKNAVGESRVTFDQRWITTLEKDPIFVPKVSVNGVTENSITLGWTVPPPDLKEHVHYYNLMATHGEQKREAVYPAQPLRAVYAFVDLDPATTYKFKIAACSEYTKECGNWSIEVNGTTLDGVASPPQNLSVDCKFNNISSSSFISITWVQPEKTNGMITRYNIKLEGNASFINEMGRSDKHNWGPQIWSVYMRNSTHYNQIPANTNYTVYVHGVTRSRTPGKDAVGNCTTPVTIPDKDSLNMRSWRKIENQGKQLFKLYLPRISERNGPICCYRVYLVKLAPQKSVTDLPPPEEIGVYSYQYAHSSPSGGAYIAETFDSDRLIPEIFLGDGESYNRSSMCDKCIGLRPKAAPPVLHLVPEVQTSTESVNVTPAATTTPGTTTTTTTTTPTTTTTTSTTTAAPTTTTTTTTTTTTTTTTAAPTTTVITTEKIETTMPTVENNNQTENVARRKRDNVRTNDAPIEIQLLTPHDGFLDEKSNYTGFIEVIVFGDQEDQFLPAYSNYFTPLYGGLDPRGAVSTEVTTLSVILQISLALILIIIILLIALCILHRYTKRAHQRGEETITLRNSFRSLRGRHQLVAASPPDMPPIPKSELLQAYLERHRDSDYDFLEEFQLLPDEFTDRTTRASEARENLYKNRYPDIKCYDQTRVRLAQVDGIAGSDYINANFVLGYKERKKFICAQGPMENTVCDYWRMIWEQHLELILMLTNLEEYSKTKCAKYWPDKGETKNFGDITVEHIRERAYSDYVVRELKMTRLGERDARTIVQYHFLVWKDFTAPEHPHAVLRFIKRVNEAYSLEKGPILVHCSAGVGRTGTLVALDSLLQQLAEEGQVSIFNTVCDLRHQRNFLVQSLKQYIFIYRALMEMAQYGDTEIPASQLKATIAKLRQRDNGKEKCRMEEEYDKINSMLEDRKSYSVGGGDENKSKNRSELIIPYDRNRVILTPVPGREHSTYINASFIEGYDNSESFVITQDPLETTIADFWRMISEQCIITIVMLSDLNEGPRKCPRYWPDDEAVYDHIRVRYIQSESCPYYTRREFSVSNTKTDENVVVTQYQYHGWPTVEGEVPEVTRGLIELVNQTLSDSELSGSLVVHCSFGSDRSSMFVALSILVQQLRTEKRVDIFTTTKKLRSQRHGMISTFAQYEFLHRAIVNYSDLHNLADDEPAS, encoded by the exons ATGTTTCCCCGAGGTGGTCGACCGATGTCGAGTGTTCCTCTGACGGTGCTCTGTTTCTTCGTGCTCGTCGTCGCCGGCCATGACGAGCCCG GTATAGAGAAAATAGAAGCCACCGAACATACAATTGAAAATCCCTCAACCCTAGAAATCACAGCATCGCAAGATTTGGAAGGCATAGAGGCTGGCAGCACACCTTCGTTAATATGCAAACTCAGTGTACCGGGTCAAATATGGTGGACCAGCAACGGAAAGAACCTTACGACCATCAAGGATTACGATGCTGGAGGACGTTTGGATATTAAACAAGCCAGTAGAAACGACACTGGAGACTACAAATGCATGGCACAGACTATGGATGGAGAATTACTGGAGAAGGACGTTCACATCAGGATCATTG AACCAGGTAGAATAACACCAGAAAACGACATCAGGGCGAAAGTATCAGAGTCCGCCAACCTGACCTGCCACATGCACGGTTTCCCATTATCCCAGTTCTCTTGGACGAAGAAAAACGATTCGGAAAGCACAGAATACTTAAAAGAACTCACCAGCGTCTCTCAGATAAACGAAACCTACACTATACTGACCTTGGAGTTCACAAATCTGGATCACAAAGACAACGGGACATACGTTTGCAAGGCGCGCGATTACAATAGCGAGATCAGCGCGCAGAGACAGCTTTTCGTGATCGACGTGCCGCAAGTCAGCATCGATTTCATGAAAGCTGTAGGCGCTGGAAGTATATTTCTGAACTGGACGGTGAACGACGGGAACGAGCCGATCAAAAAGTATTTCATCAGGCACATGAAAAATGGGACCGATCAGTATCTGTATTATATCGAACAAATCGGGGGTGGGAATTCGAGTTACGTTTTGAAAGGGTTCGAAAGCGGTACGGCCTATCAATTCGGAATTGCAGCGAAAAATGCAGTGGGTGAGTCGCGGGTCACGTTCGACCAACGTTGGATCACCACTCTCGAGAAAG ATCCCATATTCGTGCCAAAGGTCTCCGTGAACGGTGTCACCGAGAATTCGATTACGTTAGGTTGGACAGTGCCGCCGCCGGATTTGAAAGAGCACGTTCATTATTACAATCTAATGGCTACGCACGGAGAACAAAAGCGCGAGGCAGTGTATCCTGCGCAGCCGTTGCGCGCCGTGTACGCGTTCGTCGATCTCGATCCCGCAACCACGTACAAATTCAAAATCGCCGCGTGCAGTGAGTACACGAAAGAATGCGGGAATTGGAGTATCGAGGTGAACGGCACCACTCTGGACGGAG TGGCTAGTCCGCCTCAGAATCTGTCTGTCGACTGCAAGTTCAATAACATAAGTAGCTCTAGCTTTATCTCCATCACGTGGGTCCAACCGGAGAAAACGAACGGCATGATCACACGTTATAACATCAAATTGGAGGGCAACGCCAGTTTTATCAACGAAATGGGTCGGTCGGATAAACATAATTGGGGACCGCAAATCTGGAGCGTTTACATGCGGAACAGTACACACTACAATCAGATACCGGCCAACACGAATTACACG GTTTACGTGCACGGTGTGACGAGGTCTCGCACACCTGGGAAGGACGCTGTGGGCAATTGCACGACACCGGTCACCATTCCGGACAAAGATAGCCTGAACATGCGATCCTGGCGGAAGATCGAGAACCAGGGTAAGCAGCTGTTCAAGCTGTACCTTCCACGGATTAGCGAGAGAAACGGCCCGATTTGTTGCTACCGAGTTTATCTAGTTAAATTGGCGCCGCAGAAAAGCGTGACCGATCTGCCACCGCCCGAGGAGATCGGCGTGTATTCCTACCAGTATGCCCACAGCTCGCCTTCCGGTGGCGCCTACATTGCCGAGACGTTCGACAGCGACCGACTAATACCCGAGATCTTCCTTGGCGACGGCGAGTCGTACAACCGCAGCTCCATGTGCGACAAGTGCATCGGACTGCGGCCAAAAGCCGCTCCGCCGGTATTGCATCTAGTCCCCGAAGTTCAAACATCCACGGAGTCGGTGAACGTAACCCCTGCGGCAACCACCACACCGGGCACAACCactacaacaacaacaacaacgccGACAACCACCACCACAACCTCTACCACCACCGCTGCTCCTACCACTACTACCACCACCACAACGACTACCACTACTACCACCACAACCGCTGCTCCGACCACGACTGTTATCACCACGGAAAAAATAGAGACGACCATGCCGACTGTAGAGAACAATAATCAAACGGAAAATGTAGCAAGAAGGAAGAGGGACAACGTGAGGACCAACGATGCACCTATCGAGATACAGCTTCTCACTCCGCATGATGGCTTCCTGGATGAGAAGTCGAATTACACCGGATTCATCGAAGTCATCG TGTTCGGGGACCAAGAGGATCAATTTCTGCCAGCCTACAGTAACTACTTCACTCCCCTTTACGGAGGGTTGGATCCCAGAGGCGCGGTGTCAACGGAAGTGACCACTCTCAGCGTGATTCTACAAATCTCCCTTGCGCTCATACTAATCATCATCATCCTTCTCATCGCGCTTTGTATATTACATAGGTATACGAAGCGAGCGCACCAGAGAGGCGAGGAGACAATCACGCTGAGAAACAGTTTCAG GAGTCTTAGGGGAAGGCATCAACTCGTCGCAGCGAGTCCACCAGACATGCCGCCGATCCCGAAGAGCGAGCTGCTTCAGGCGTACCTTGAGCGTCACCGTGACTCCGACTACGACTTCCTCGAGGAGTTCCAACTGCTACCGGACGAGTTCACCGACCGTACCACCAGGGCTTCGGAGGCTCGCGAGAACCTGTACAAGAATCGTTATCCGGACATCAAATGCTACGACCAGACCAGGGTGCGTCTCGCGCAGGTGGACGGGATCGCCGGGTCCGACTACATCAACGCGAACTTCGTCCTCGGTTACAAAGAGCGCAAGAAGTTCATCTGCGCTCAGGGTCCCATGGAGAACACAGTCTGCGACTACTGGAGGATGATCTGGGAACAACATCTCGAGCTGATACTGATGCTAACGAACTTGGAGGAATACTCGAAAACGAAATGCGCCAAGTACTGGCCGGACAAAGGCGAGACCAAGAACTTCGGAGACATCACGGTCGAGCATATTCGAGAAAGAGCTTACTCCGATTACGTTGTCAGGGAGTTGAAGATGACTCGACTGGGCGAACGTGATGCTCGCACCATTGTCCAGTATCATTTCTTGGTGTGGAAGGATTTCACGGCGCCGGAACACCCTCACGCGGTTCTCAGGTTCATCAAGAGAGTGAACGAGGCCTATTCGCTGGAGAAGGGACCGATTTTGGTGCACTGCAGCGCCGGTGTAGGACGAACTGGAACACTGGTCGCGTTGGATTCTTTGTTGCAACAGTTGGCCGAGGAGGGCCAGGTGTCGATATTCAACACAGTCTGCGACCTGAGACACCAGAGGAATTTCTTAGTGCAATCGCTGAAAcagtatattttcatttaccgGGCATTGATGGAGATGGCTCAATACGGGGACACCGAGATCCCGGCTTCGCAGCTGAAAGCTACCATCGCGAAATTACGGCAGAGGGACAATGGCAAGGAGAAGTGTAGAATGGAGGAGGAGTACGAT AAAATCAATTCCATGCTGGAAGACAGGAAGTCCTACTCCGTGGGCGGTGGGGATGAGAACAAGAGCAAGAACAGGAGCGAGTTGATAATACCGTACGACAGAAACCGAGTGATCCTCACGCCTGTACCTGGCAGAGAACACTCGACGTACATAAACGCTTCGTTCATCGAAGGATACGACAATTCCGAGTCGTTTGTCATCACTCAAGATCCACTCGAGACCACCATAGCAGACTTCTGGCGTATGATTTCCGAACAGTGCATTATCACGATAGTTATGCTGTCCGAT TTGAACGAGGGTCCCCGAAAGTGTCCGCGGTACTGGCCGGACGACGAGGCTGTGTACGACCATATAAGAGTCAGGTACATTCAGAGCGAGAGCTGTCCGTATTACACTCGCCGCGAGTTCTCCGTTTCCAACACGAAAACCGACGAGAACGTGGTCGTGACACAGTACCAGTACCACGGATGGCCGACAGTCGAGGGAGAAGTACCTGAAGTCACCCGGGGTCTCATAGAACTGGTGAACCAGACCCTGAGCGACTCAGAGCTTAGCGGGTCGCTGGTTGTCCACTGCAGCTTCGGTTCCGACAGGAGTTCGATGTTCGTCGCTCTTAGCATATTGGTGCAACAGCTGCGGACCGAGAAACGCGTCGACATCTTCACGACGACGAAGAAGTTGCGCTCTCAGAGACACGGCATGATCAGCACTTTT
- the Emc3 gene encoding ER membrane protein complex subunit 3: MAELLLDPNIRGWVFLPIVVITFLVGIIRHYVSILLASQKKVELHQVQDSQVMIRSRLLRENGQYIPKMAFISRRHFFNNEETGYFKTQKRAPVSQNPITDPNVMIDMLKGNVTNVLPTVLIGGWINWMLSGFVTTKVPFPLTLRFKPMLQRGIELITLDAAWVSSASWYFLNVFGLRSIYTLVLGENNAADAFRIQQDAVSGAAMSMPPDPKAAFKSEWEALEIYEHTWALQGVEADLIGFQRADVSESSK, from the exons ATGGCCGAGTTGCTTTTAGATCCAAATATTCGAGGCTGGGTGTTCTTGCCGATCGTAGTAATCACCTTTCTCGTAGGTATCATCCGTCATTATGTTTCGATATTACTCGCCTCGCAGAAGAAGGTTGAGCTTCATCAAGTACAAGACAG TCAAGTGATGATACGGTCTAGATTGCTTAGGGAAAATGGTCAATATATTCCAAAGATGGCATTTATCAGCAGAAGGCATTTCTTTAATAACGAAGAGACAGGATATTTCAAGACACAAAAGCGTGCTCCTGTGTCGCAGAATCCAATCACTGATCCGAACGTGATGATAGACATGTTGAAGGGAAACGTTACTAATGTTCTGCCTACTGTGCTCATAGGAGGATGGATCAATTGGATGCTGTCTGGTTTTGTTACTA CCAAAGTGCCATTTCCATTGACATTGCGTTTCAAACCAATGTTACAACGCGGAATAGAATTAATTACCCTTGATGCTGCATGGGTTTCATCCGCATCTTGGTACTTCCTGAATGTGTTTGGGTTAAGGTCCATTTACACGCTTGTTCTTGGGGAGAACAATGCTGCAGATGCTTTTAGAATTCAACAGGACGCGGTATCTGGTGCAGCAATGTCCATGCCACCGGATCCGAAAGCTGCTTTTAAGTCTGAATGGGAAGCATTAGAAATATACGAGCATACTTGGGCATTGCAAGGCGTTGAAGCAGATCTTATAGGATTTCAAAGAGCAGACGTTAGCGAAA GTAGCAAATAA
- the Nitfhit gene encoding ntrilase and fragile histidine triad fusion protein NitFhit produces MISMRFVIGFTSVKHCRTLFARHYSIMANPLIAVCQMTSTNDKEKNLQTVCELAEKAKSRSACIAFFPEACDYLADNKKDTVAMAQPLDGSTVASYKEIARNNKIWLSLGGLHEALPNNERISNTHIVINSDGEIAGTYRKAHLFDMDNKSTGVRLMESDYVQPGDKIAPPVSTPIGKLGLGICYDMRFPELSLALRNMGAQILTYPSAFTYQTGAAHWEVILRARAIETQCYVVAAAQTGAHNKKRVSWGHTMIIDPWGTVVAQCSEKIDIVTAEIDLGLVRQVRENMPCESHRRTDLYPKMEYLKC; encoded by the exons ATGATAAGCATGCGATTTGTTATCGGTTTTACTAGTGTCAAACATTGCAg AACACTCTTCGCAAGACATTACAGCATCATGGCGAATCCATTGATCGCTGTATGTCAAATGACATCGACAAATGATAAAGAAAAAAACTTGCAAACTGTATGCGAACTTGCTGAGAAAGCTAAATCCAGATCGGCTTGT ATTGCATTTTTTCCCGAAGCATGTGATTATTTAGCAGACAATAAAAAAGATACAGTGGCTATGGCGCAGCCGTTAGATGGCTCAACAGTAGCATCTTACAAAGAAATTGcaaggaacaataaaatttggcTCTCGTTAGGTGGACTACATGAAGCA TTACCTAACAATGAACGAATAAGTAACACACACATTGTCATAAACAGTGACGGTGAAATTGCTGGTACTTATAGAAAAGCTCATTTATTTGATATGGATAACAAAAGTACCGGTGTTAGACTAATGGAGTCAGATTATGTTCAACCAGGAGACAAAATTGCACCACCTGTGTCCACACCGATTGGTAAATTAGGACTCGGTATT TGCTATGATATGCGTTTTCCCGAGTTGTCCCTTGCACTGAGAAACATGGGAGCACAAATTTTAACTTATCCATCAGCATTCACATACCAAACAGGTGCTGCACATTGGGAAGTAATATTACGAGCTCGGGCAATAGAGACACAATGTTATGTTGTGGCTGCAGCTCAAACCGGTGCACATAACAAGAAGAGGGTGAGCTGGGGTCATACAATG ATTATAGATCCCTGGGGAACAGTAGTTGCTCAATGTAGCGAGAAAATTGATATAGTAACGGCAGAAATAGATTTGGGACTTGTTCGACAAGTTCGCGAAAATATGCCGTGCGAAAGCCATCGCAGAACAGACCTATATCCAAAAATGGAATACCTAAAATGTTAA